TGTTAAGGTGTGGTTTTGCTAATTGTAAAGTCATAATTAACTTCCTATATTTACCTTTAGTTTTAATATAGCAATCTTGAGTGATTAAGATCCCCGACTTCTCAACTTAATTTATTATTTAGTGACAAGATAAAAAAGAAGTCGGGGATCTAAGTTTACAAATAATCAAAAAAGACTTCAGGAACTAATCTTAATTCACCAGATTTAAACCGAGAAATATCTACCCACAATGCGCGATGTTGACGTTCTGGTGTTTCTGCAAAAGTTAAACTTTCGATTTGATAAAACTTGGAATCAGCAAAGTCACATTCATAGAGTTGAATGATTTCATGTCCTTGTCTACCGTCAAAGGTAAATAAGTTTTCAATACAAGTTAAATAGCGAATATTTGTTAATTCGGCTTGAATTTCTTCTTGAAATTCTCTAGCTAAGGCTATGCGGCTAGTTTCGCCAAATTCTACGCCACCACCTAAAGCCCGATAGAATGTTGATTGTTTTGTCGAATCGAATCCTTCAGAAACAAATATTCTATTACCATCTCGGATGAGTGCTAAAACAATCACCCGAATTTGACCTTCTTTATTCATAAATACAATTAATTATCGTAAATGGAAGAGGGACGACTTTCACTATCTTCTGTAGGCCAATCTGGATTTTCGCCACCAATGTATAGTTCTTCAATAGTGACGTATTCTTCAGTGAGTTGAGTGAGGGCGTTGATAAGAATATCTAAGGCGATCGCATCACTTGTACCTAAATCAAACCAACAACGACCCCATTCTCCTTCGTATTCAAATTCACCCATGTTGTGCATCAAAGCCATTAAACTTTTATCATAGCCTTTGGTATCATAGTCCATATAGCTGATATCAAGTCCTGTGTCTTGGATTTGCAAATTTTCAGCATTAAATCCCCCTAATTTACCTAGATAAAACCAGGAATTGAATACTTCTTCTACATATTGTTTTTCCCTTTGGGAGGGAACATTGCTGAACTTAAACCAAATCCAAACATCAAAAGGATTAAACTCGCGGAATTGAATTTGCATTTTTGTAATGGGTAACTGGTAATTGGTAATTGGTAATTGGTAATTGGTAATTGGTAATTGGTAATTGGTAATTGGTAATTGGTAATTGGTAATGGGTAATTGGTAATTGGTAATTGGTAATTGGTAGAATCAGAATTTTATAACAACTGACAACTAACAACTGACAACTGACAACTGACAACTGACAACTGACTACTGACTACTAAAAGCCTGATTGCGTTCATGTTCAATTTGTTTGACTAAATTAGCAGGAAGTTGGGATTTTTTGGCTAATGCTTTGTCAAAATAAGTTATTGCTTCCTTAATTAAATTCTGGCTTTTTTCCGCTTTCCCCTTTTCATGGAGAATTTGGGCTTTAAGATAGTAAATTTCTGGGTTGTCAGCAGTTGTTTTTAAGGCGCGGTTGACATAATCTAAAGCTTGGGAGTATTGTTTCAAATCTCGATAAGCTAAAGCAATACCTCTATTTACTAAATAATTAGGAGCAGCATTTTTTTCCAATCTTTCAATTACTTGATCTGGACTAGTAAAAGGTAAATTCACAGCTAACATTAAATCCATATAGCCGCGAATCAAGTTTAACTCTGGATCATTGGCAGAAATCTCTTCGGCTCTGTCAAGATAGGTATAGACTTTCCGCAACCGACTTAAAGCTTGGGGGACACCATTTACAGTTCCTTCTCGATTCAAAATTACCGCCCCTGTCAAAAAATGACCAACCGCAGTATATAAGTTACCACGCAATGGATCACTGGCGATCAGATTTTGTCCAGTTTCTAGAGTTTTGCTGCTGTATTTTTCTAAACTAGCACTATCTTGATTTTGATATGCTAAAGAAGCCTGAATGGCGTAAATTAGAGGTTCATTGGGTTCGCTAGAGGCGGCTTTTTGTAAAGCATCTTTGGCTGTGGGATAATTTCCTTGTTGAAAAATAGCATGAAAAGCGGCTTCTGTGCGATCGCCAATTTTCCGCGATTCTCGACCCCGAAAGGGATCACCCGCAAAGGAGGGATTTACCAACATATTCAAAAGGATGGAAGTAGTCACAGTCACACTTAATAAAGTAGGCGATCGCCAGAATATCCTTAATTGAGGAATTAAAACCTGTTTAAACATAATAGCCTTTCTGAATAATTACGGTTGAAATTGTTGTATCTATTACCTAAAATGCCAAAATAGTGAATTATAAATTAGTCTATTTCCGCCAAAAATTTTCATATACTAAACACGGGTGAGATTTAAATTTTTGCCAAATGACAAAGAACCCAGATGTGTAGGGGTTTAGAATCAAACAATCAAGCCGTTTTGAGTATAACTTGGTAATTTACACAAATGCTCTATCTTAGAAATCTAACTTATCATCCCACAGCCTGCCCAAAAGCCATTCTCCAAGCTATAAATTTAGAATTACCACCCCAGAAACTAGGTTTAATTATTGGTCCTAGCGGTTCGGGTAAAAGCACCTTATTAGAAATTTTATCTGGATTGGCTGACCCTACTGCTGGTGGGGTTTTTTGGCGAGAACAGGGACTCATAGCTGAACAATTACAACAATTAGCAGGTTTAGTATTTCAATTTCCAGAACGCCATTTCTGCGGGGGGACAATTTTAGAAGAATTACGCTTAGGACATCCTGAACTGGGAACAGAACAGGTTAAACAAGCATTAACAGAAGTCGGATTAGATCATTTATCCTTATCTGCATCACCTCATGCTTTAAGCGGTGGACAACAGCGACGTTTGGCTTTAGCGGTACAATTGATTCGCCAACCAAATTTATTATTATTAGATGAGCCTACAGCGGGTTTAGATTGGTCAATGCGTCGCCAACTGATAAATCTACTAGCCAAACTGAAAAAAGATTGGACACTGTTAGTTGTAACACATGATGCAGGTGATATGTTACCAATAGCTGATTA
The DNA window shown above is from Anabaena sp. WA102 and carries:
- a CDS encoding DUF3531 family protein; amino-acid sequence: MQIQFREFNPFDVWIWFKFSNVPSQREKQYVEEVFNSWFYLGKLGGFNAENLQIQDTGLDISYMDYDTKGYDKSLMALMHNMGEFEYEGEWGRCWFDLGTSDAIALDILINALTQLTEEYVTIEELYIGGENPDWPTEDSESRPSSIYDN
- a CDS encoding Sll0314/Alr1548 family TPR repeat-containing protein, coding for MFKQVLIPQLRIFWRSPTLLSVTVTTSILLNMLVNPSFAGDPFRGRESRKIGDRTEAAFHAIFQQGNYPTAKDALQKAASSEPNEPLIYAIQASLAYQNQDSASLEKYSSKTLETGQNLIASDPLRGNLYTAVGHFLTGAVILNREGTVNGVPQALSRLRKVYTYLDRAEEISANDPELNLIRGYMDLMLAVNLPFTSPDQVIERLEKNAAPNYLVNRGIALAYRDLKQYSQALDYVNRALKTTADNPEIYYLKAQILHEKGKAEKSQNLIKEAITYFDKALAKKSQLPANLVKQIEHERNQAFSSQ
- a CDS encoding ABC transporter ATP-binding protein yields the protein MLYLRNLTYHPTACPKAILQAINLELPPQKLGLIIGPSGSGKSTLLEILSGLADPTAGGVFWREQGLIAEQLQQLAGLVFQFPERHFCGGTILEELRLGHPELGTEQVKQALTEVGLDHLSLSASPHALSGGQQRRLALAVQLIRQPNLLLLDEPTAGLDWSMRRQLINLLAKLKKDWTLLVVTHDAGDMLPIADYCWTLDHGVLKSGVRSQGEEVKSA
- a CDS encoding NUDIX hydrolase, with product MNKEGQIRVIVLALIRDGNRIFVSEGFDSTKQSTFYRALGGGVEFGETSRIALAREFQEEIQAELTNIRYLTCIENLFTFDGRQGHEIIQLYECDFADSKFYQIESLTFAETPERQHRALWVDISRFKSGELRLVPEVFFDYL